A window from Mesorhizobium sp. WSM2240 encodes these proteins:
- a CDS encoding aldolase/citrate lyase family protein: protein MFNTEAPLLKRRLSEGGKMGLFWFALGSPALVELAISRGGDAVVLDMQHGLFDRRDLEVAIGCVPPSIPCLVRIEDDSPAAVSRALDAGAEGVLVPMVETAAQAAKVAAACHFPPKGSRSGGGVRPLVDFGAYRRAADEAITVGVMIETARGVANAEEIAAAANVDFVFIGSGDLALSLGSDGAPLEEALSTVLKACVAAGKPCGVFTMSAEDASRRAGQGFSVTVAANDLSVVMTSFEASYLALKTDIRDRNARKA, encoded by the coding sequence ATGTTCAACACCGAGGCTCCCCTGCTGAAACGGCGACTCAGCGAAGGCGGCAAGATGGGCCTGTTCTGGTTCGCTCTCGGCAGCCCCGCTCTGGTCGAGCTGGCGATCTCGCGAGGTGGCGACGCCGTGGTGCTGGACATGCAGCACGGGCTATTCGACCGCCGCGACCTCGAGGTCGCTATCGGCTGCGTGCCGCCATCCATCCCCTGTCTTGTGCGGATCGAGGACGACAGCCCTGCCGCGGTCTCGCGCGCGCTCGACGCCGGGGCGGAGGGCGTGCTCGTGCCGATGGTCGAAACCGCCGCTCAGGCCGCAAAGGTGGCGGCAGCCTGCCATTTCCCGCCCAAGGGAAGCCGCTCCGGCGGCGGGGTGCGCCCGCTGGTTGATTTCGGCGCGTACCGCCGCGCGGCAGACGAGGCGATCACGGTCGGCGTCATGATCGAGACCGCGAGAGGCGTCGCAAATGCCGAGGAAATTGCCGCTGCGGCCAATGTCGACTTCGTATTTATCGGCAGTGGCGACCTTGCTTTGTCGCTGGGCAGCGACGGCGCGCCTCTGGAAGAAGCGTTGAGCACGGTTCTTAAAGCCTGCGTCGCAGCCGGCAAACCGTGCGGCGTCTTCACCATGAGCGCGGAGGACGCTTCGAGGCGCGCCGGTCAAGGCTTTTCCGTTACCGTAGCAGCCAACGATCTGTCGGTGGTCATGACCTCGTTCGAGGCTTCCTATCTCGCGCTCAAGACGGACATTCGGGACCGCAACGCCCGCAAGGCTTAG
- a CDS encoding GntR family transcriptional regulator — MSSAVRKIAQPESMRTQIYESLRLRLQGSEFTTDDRLVDTEIAKEYGTSRMPAREALLALMSQGFLKQTSRGFVIPVLTPQDIRDIFEIRRLVEPDAAAQAARSMADANIARLAAARQMAMDAGRSGDAKALMLANMEFRSVWIEAVPNTRLRSLIESFSDHAQAVRIATLKEVDSRAVVLDGIDQLMKGFAGRDGDTVKARLAAFIEAAEAIYFRGLGSENAPAVAQGRP, encoded by the coding sequence GTGTCGAGTGCAGTGAGGAAGATCGCCCAGCCCGAAAGCATGCGCACGCAGATCTACGAGAGCTTGCGTCTTCGCTTGCAGGGTTCGGAATTCACCACGGACGACCGGCTGGTCGATACCGAGATCGCGAAGGAGTACGGCACCTCGCGCATGCCGGCGCGCGAAGCGCTGCTCGCGCTGATGTCGCAAGGCTTCCTCAAGCAGACGAGTCGCGGCTTCGTCATCCCGGTGCTGACGCCGCAGGATATTCGCGACATTTTCGAGATCCGCCGGCTGGTCGAGCCCGATGCCGCCGCGCAGGCGGCCCGGAGCATGGCCGACGCCAATATTGCGCGACTCGCCGCCGCCAGGCAGATGGCGATGGACGCTGGCCGGAGCGGCGACGCCAAGGCGCTGATGCTGGCGAATATGGAATTTCGCAGCGTCTGGATCGAAGCGGTGCCCAATACGCGGCTGCGCTCGCTGATCGAGAGTTTCTCCGACCATGCCCAGGCGGTTCGCATCGCAACGCTCAAGGAAGTGGACAGCCGGGCGGTGGTTCTGGACGGTATCGATCAGTTGATGAAGGGATTTGCCGGCCGCGACGGCGACACGGTGAAGGCTCGCCTGGCTGCATTCATCGAGGCGGCCGAGGCGATCTATTTTCGCGGCCTTGGAAGTGAGAACGCGCCAGCGGTCGCGCAGGGCCGGCCATGA
- a CDS encoding pyridoxal phosphate-dependent aminotransferase has protein sequence MLARKGTTGQRLAYSGIRPQIMDLQVENIAQMAVRAQSIPDVITLWYGEGDVETPEFIRAAAKASLDHGDTFYVPDMRGLPALTKVLSEYQSRLHGRDIPVVRSTITPGGMQSVFMALQLVAEMGSNVVYIEPQWPNIRNAIHVIGAEPRPVFLRQIHGSWSLDLEDIYRACDARTRAIMFSTPSNPLGWTASREELQALLEFSRETGIWIISDELYNRLYFHGEAAPSVLQVADDEDRVMSVNGFSKAWAMTGWRIGWLTHPASVAKPLSAVTQYMNSGTAAFVQAGAKVALEEGEAFAASTRDRCREGVDIAYRILGAANRIVLPTKPAGGMYVFFSLEGERNSTEICQRFLEEARVGLAPGWLFGEASKAHMRMCVCRDPAEIEEACKRIVALLAA, from the coding sequence ATGCTGGCACGAAAAGGAACGACTGGCCAAAGGCTCGCTTATTCCGGAATTCGCCCGCAGATCATGGATCTGCAGGTCGAAAACATCGCCCAGATGGCGGTGCGCGCCCAGTCGATCCCGGATGTCATCACGCTGTGGTACGGCGAGGGCGACGTCGAGACGCCGGAGTTCATCCGCGCCGCCGCCAAGGCTTCGCTCGACCATGGCGACACCTTCTATGTCCCCGACATGCGGGGCCTGCCGGCTCTGACCAAAGTGCTGTCGGAATACCAGTCGCGGCTGCACGGCCGCGACATACCGGTAGTGCGCTCGACGATCACGCCGGGCGGCATGCAGTCCGTGTTCATGGCGCTGCAACTCGTCGCCGAGATGGGCTCGAACGTCGTCTATATCGAGCCGCAATGGCCCAATATCCGCAACGCCATCCACGTCATCGGGGCCGAGCCGCGCCCGGTCTTCCTGAGGCAAATCCACGGAAGCTGGAGTCTCGACCTGGAGGACATCTACCGGGCCTGCGACGCGCGCACCCGCGCCATCATGTTCTCGACGCCATCCAACCCGCTGGGCTGGACGGCCTCGCGAGAAGAATTGCAGGCGCTGCTCGAATTCAGCCGCGAGACCGGCATCTGGATCATCAGCGACGAGCTCTACAACCGTCTCTATTTCCACGGCGAGGCTGCGCCTTCCGTCCTTCAGGTCGCCGATGACGAAGACCGGGTGATGAGCGTCAACGGCTTCTCCAAGGCATGGGCGATGACCGGCTGGCGCATCGGCTGGCTCACCCATCCGGCATCCGTCGCGAAGCCGCTTTCGGCGGTAACCCAGTATATGAACAGCGGCACCGCGGCCTTCGTGCAGGCGGGAGCGAAAGTGGCGCTGGAGGAGGGCGAGGCGTTCGCCGCCTCGACGCGCGACCGCTGCCGCGAGGGCGTCGACATCGCCTACCGCATCCTTGGGGCGGCGAACCGCATCGTCCTGCCGACGAAGCCGGCGGGCGGGATGTATGTTTTCTTCAGCCTCGAAGGCGAACGGAACTCGACCGAGATCTGCCAGCGCTTCCTGGAGGAGGCGCGCGTCGGGCTCGCGCCCGGCTGGCTGTTCGGCGAAGCGTCGAAGGCGCATATGCGCATGTGCGTCTGTCGCGACCCTGCCGAGATCGAGGAAGCCTGCAAGCGCATCGTGGCGTTGTTGGCCGCATGA
- a CDS encoding DNA-3-methyladenine glycosylase: MRRISTLSDVSDGLDALCAADPRLDPVRAAAGEVPLRLSEPGFVSLVSIIVSQQVSRASADAIFGRLTKLVDPLTPKAILAAGEGMFRETGLSRPKQRTLLAVSQAVRDGLDLHHLCGLDADDAIKRMVAVPGIGPWTAEVYLLFSAGHPDIFPARDVALQSAVGHALGLQPRPGEKALIALAESWAPWRGVAARLFWAYYREMRGRDGAPPVQTHEKAAIF, from the coding sequence ATGCGCCGTATTTCAACGCTCAGCGATGTTTCGGACGGGCTGGACGCGCTTTGCGCGGCCGACCCGCGCCTCGATCCGGTCCGCGCGGCCGCCGGCGAGGTGCCGCTGCGTCTTTCCGAACCGGGCTTCGTGAGCCTCGTTTCGATCATCGTTTCGCAGCAGGTCTCGCGCGCCAGCGCCGATGCGATCTTCGGGCGGCTGACGAAGCTGGTCGATCCGCTGACGCCGAAAGCGATCCTGGCGGCCGGCGAAGGCATGTTCCGCGAGACGGGCCTCTCCCGGCCCAAGCAGCGTACGCTGCTCGCCGTCTCGCAGGCGGTACGCGACGGCTTGGACCTTCACCACCTCTGCGGCCTGGACGCCGATGATGCGATCAAGCGGATGGTGGCGGTGCCGGGCATCGGCCCGTGGACGGCGGAAGTGTACTTGCTGTTTTCGGCCGGGCATCCGGACATCTTCCCGGCGCGCGACGTCGCGCTGCAAAGTGCGGTCGGCCATGCACTCGGCCTCCAGCCGCGTCCGGGCGAGAAGGCGCTGATTGCGCTGGCCGAATCATGGGCGCCCTGGCGAGGCGTCGCGGCACGGCTTTTCTGGGCCTATTATCGCGAAATGCGGGGCCGTGACGGTGCCCCACCCGTGCAAACTCATGAAAAAGCCGCTATTTTCTGA
- a CDS encoding amino acid ABC transporter permease: protein MTELLATFFNTEVMAATFPMLIRGLGNTILLTITAVVFGGLAGVAICIARLYGAKPLRWLAIGFIDIFRALPILVVLIVIYYALPFVGVRLSSFVSASLALSIVLAAYTAEVFRAGVEAIPKGQFEAASALGLPFPVALWKIVIPQAVRIATPAQTSNCVAIAKDTSLASVVAMPDLLKQATDAQALMANPSPLISAALIYLVLLWPLVRLVSHLESRAQARSR from the coding sequence ATGACGGAACTGCTGGCGACCTTCTTCAACACCGAAGTGATGGCCGCGACCTTTCCCATGCTCATCCGCGGGCTGGGTAACACGATCCTCCTGACCATTACCGCCGTCGTTTTCGGAGGGCTGGCAGGCGTCGCCATCTGCATCGCCAGGCTCTACGGCGCAAAGCCGCTGCGCTGGCTCGCCATTGGTTTCATTGACATTTTTCGCGCGCTGCCGATCCTGGTGGTGCTGATCGTGATCTATTATGCACTGCCCTTCGTCGGCGTCCGGCTGAGCTCCTTCGTCTCCGCCAGCCTGGCGCTGTCGATCGTGCTTGCGGCCTACACGGCCGAGGTGTTCCGCGCCGGCGTCGAGGCTATTCCCAAAGGGCAGTTCGAGGCGGCGAGCGCGCTCGGCCTGCCGTTTCCGGTGGCGCTGTGGAAGATCGTCATTCCGCAGGCGGTGCGGATCGCGACGCCAGCCCAGACCAGCAATTGCGTGGCCATCGCCAAGGATACGTCGTTGGCTTCGGTGGTCGCCATGCCCGACCTCTTGAAGCAGGCGACCGACGCCCAGGCGCTGATGGCCAACCCTTCGCCGCTGATCAGCGCCGCGCTTATCTATCTGGTTTTGTTATGGCCTTTGGTCCGCCTGGTATCGCATCTCGAAAGCCGCGCGCAGGCCAGGAGCCGGTGA
- a CDS encoding ABC transporter substrate-binding protein produces the protein MTKGFIKSIAAAAVLAAGLVHGAVAETLNVGAYPANPPWEFKNTDGSFEGFEVDLVNEIAKRIGYDVAIQDLGFQALFAATSSKRIDLAISTISITNERLQNQSFTQGYYDSDLALVSAKEAGITSLADMKGKPVGAISNSTGEAWIKENTDKYGFGEYKGYNTQQDLILDTQLGRVTGAVGDIAGFQFAFLKMPKMEVDERIKTGDQFAIMMTKDHPLLEKVNAAITDIKNDGTMAKLHSKWLGVDAAEGTATVTVLDIPKAQ, from the coding sequence ATGACAAAGGGGTTCATCAAGTCCATCGCCGCGGCGGCCGTTCTTGCCGCCGGCCTGGTCCACGGCGCAGTCGCCGAGACGCTGAATGTCGGCGCCTATCCGGCCAACCCGCCATGGGAGTTCAAGAATACCGACGGCAGCTTCGAGGGTTTCGAGGTCGATCTCGTCAACGAGATCGCCAAGCGCATCGGCTACGACGTCGCCATCCAGGATCTCGGCTTCCAGGCGCTGTTTGCCGCGACGAGCTCGAAGCGGATCGACCTCGCCATCTCGACCATCTCGATCACCAATGAGAGGCTGCAGAACCAGTCGTTCACGCAGGGCTACTATGACAGCGATCTGGCGCTGGTGTCGGCGAAGGAAGCCGGCATAACCAGCCTCGCCGATATGAAGGGCAAGCCGGTCGGCGCCATCTCCAATTCGACCGGCGAGGCCTGGATCAAGGAAAACACCGACAAATACGGGTTCGGTGAATACAAGGGCTACAACACCCAGCAGGATCTTATCCTCGACACGCAGCTCGGCCGCGTGACCGGCGCGGTCGGCGACATTGCAGGCTTCCAGTTCGCCTTTCTGAAAATGCCCAAGATGGAGGTGGACGAGCGCATCAAGACCGGCGACCAGTTCGCCATCATGATGACCAAGGACCATCCGTTGCTGGAAAAGGTCAACGCCGCCATCACCGACATCAAGAATGACGGGACCATGGCCAAGCTGCACAGCAAGTGGCTAGGCGTCGACGCTGCGGAGGGCACGGCGACGGTCACGGTACTCGACATTCCAAAGGCGCAGTAA
- the gluQRS gene encoding tRNA glutamyl-Q(34) synthetase GluQRS, giving the protein MNAPVFRFAPSPNGELHLGHAYSALLNAKLAEETGGGLLLRIEDIDLARCTPEFEAAIYRDLTWLGIEWERPVRRQSEHFGDYQSALNRLIAEELVYPAFMSRGEIRAFIADTETRGRLWPRDPDGVPLYPAFDKALSRRERKRRMADGAPFAWRLDMDAAKSRLAGRLSWTEFSTEELAAADPVEACPEQWGDVVLARKEIPTSYHLSVVIDDALQGATHIVRGHDLYAATGVHRLLQELLGLPAPRYFHHRLILGPDGRKLSKSLGDSGIAALRERGSSVADVRKMIGI; this is encoded by the coding sequence ATGAACGCTCCTGTCTTTCGCTTTGCGCCCAGCCCGAATGGCGAGTTGCATCTCGGCCATGCCTATTCGGCGCTGCTCAACGCCAAGCTGGCTGAGGAGACGGGAGGCGGGCTGCTGCTGCGCATTGAAGACATCGACCTTGCGCGCTGCACGCCTGAATTCGAAGCGGCCATCTATCGCGATCTGACGTGGCTCGGCATCGAGTGGGAGCGGCCGGTGCGCCGCCAGTCGGAGCATTTCGGCGACTATCAGAGCGCGCTCAACCGGCTGATCGCCGAAGAACTCGTCTATCCCGCCTTCATGAGCCGCGGCGAAATCCGCGCCTTTATCGCTGATACCGAAACGCGTGGCCGGCTGTGGCCGCGCGATCCGGACGGCGTGCCGCTCTATCCGGCTTTCGACAAGGCGCTTTCCAGACGCGAGCGCAAACGCAGGATGGCAGACGGCGCTCCGTTCGCGTGGCGGCTGGACATGGATGCGGCGAAATCGCGTCTCGCCGGGCGGCTGTCATGGACCGAGTTTTCCACCGAGGAACTTGCCGCCGCCGATCCGGTCGAGGCATGCCCGGAGCAGTGGGGAGACGTCGTGCTCGCCCGCAAGGAAATCCCGACCAGCTACCATCTGTCGGTGGTGATCGACGACGCGCTGCAAGGCGCGACCCATATCGTTCGCGGCCACGACCTCTATGCCGCCACTGGCGTCCACCGGCTGCTCCAGGAACTGCTTGGTTTGCCCGCGCCACGCTATTTCCACCACCGGCTCATCCTCGGACCCGATGGCCGCAAGCTCTCGAAAAGCCTGGGCGACAGCGGGATCGCGGCTCTGCGCGAGCGCGGCTCAAGCGTCGCTGACGTCCGGAAGATGATTGGAATTTGA
- a CDS encoding HWE histidine kinase domain-containing protein yields the protein MARMRDRQRRESELRLRLAIRAAHIGIWDWDLETGEITYSPRAREIYGFAPDQTITHDLVVSATHPGDLARNAEQTRRALDPAIQEKTASYEYRIRLPDTGEVRWVEAYGEAMFAEVEGKRAAVRYLGTIQDITDRKRNEAALARSETRQRLAIDAARMAVWDYDFATDTFRGSPELNRIYGFEPSANPTAEQLRACYGPGEQERVREAAEKAIREGERQIEVEFQCRQPGGDTRWILLRAEVTLAEDGSYERAIGVLMDIDARKRSDERQALLLRELNHRVKNSLSVVQSLAAQSFRGDNARPEAVREFRDRIQALAKANDVLLQQDWVAFSLPALIGQIIEPYLDHHRQRFIIEGDNLDLPPSLNVPVALALHELCTNAAKFGALSADNGHVEIRWRQVGGHIELDWSEHGGPPVDAPQNDGFGTRLISKVLASQIGEVELSFPESGVRCRMRLRAN from the coding sequence ATGGCAAGAATGAGGGATCGCCAGCGCCGCGAAAGCGAGTTGCGGCTTCGCCTGGCGATCCGGGCGGCTCATATCGGCATCTGGGATTGGGACCTGGAGACGGGCGAAATAACCTACTCTCCACGCGCCCGCGAGATCTACGGCTTCGCTCCCGACCAGACGATCACGCACGATTTGGTAGTGTCCGCCACGCATCCCGGCGATCTGGCGCGCAATGCCGAGCAGACGCGCCGCGCGCTGGATCCGGCGATCCAGGAAAAGACCGCGTCTTACGAATACCGCATAAGGCTACCCGACACCGGCGAGGTCCGTTGGGTGGAAGCCTATGGCGAAGCAATGTTCGCCGAGGTGGAAGGCAAGCGGGCGGCCGTCCGCTATCTCGGGACCATCCAGGACATAACGGATCGCAAGAGAAACGAGGCGGCCCTGGCCAGAAGCGAGACGCGGCAGCGTCTGGCGATCGATGCTGCCCGGATGGCCGTCTGGGACTATGATTTCGCCACGGACACGTTTCGCGGCTCACCCGAATTGAACCGCATCTACGGCTTCGAGCCGTCGGCAAACCCGACAGCGGAACAGCTTCGCGCCTGCTACGGGCCGGGCGAGCAGGAGCGGGTGCGCGAGGCTGCCGAGAAGGCCATAAGAGAGGGCGAGAGGCAAATCGAAGTCGAGTTCCAGTGCCGGCAGCCGGGCGGAGACACACGCTGGATCCTACTGCGGGCGGAAGTGACTCTCGCCGAGGACGGCTCCTACGAACGCGCCATCGGCGTTCTGATGGATATCGATGCAAGGAAGCGCAGCGACGAGCGCCAGGCCCTGTTGTTGCGGGAACTGAACCACCGGGTGAAGAATTCGCTGAGCGTGGTGCAGTCGCTCGCCGCCCAATCTTTCCGGGGCGACAACGCCAGGCCGGAGGCGGTGCGCGAGTTTCGCGATCGCATCCAGGCGCTGGCGAAGGCCAATGACGTTCTCCTGCAGCAGGACTGGGTGGCCTTCAGCCTGCCGGCGCTCATCGGGCAGATCATCGAACCTTATCTTGATCACCATCGCCAACGGTTCATTATCGAAGGCGACAATCTCGATCTGCCGCCCTCGCTCAACGTCCCGGTCGCGCTTGCATTGCATGAACTGTGCACCAACGCGGCAAAATTCGGCGCACTGTCGGCCGATAACGGCCATGTCGAAATTCGCTGGCGACAGGTCGGCGGACATATCGAACTCGACTGGTCCGAACATGGCGGACCGCCGGTCGATGCCCCGCAGAACGACGGCTTCGGCACGCGCCTGATCTCGAAAGTACTGGCCTCGCAGATCGGTGAGGTAGAACTGAGCTTCCCCGAGAGCGGCGTCCGGTGCCGCATGCGCTTGCGGGCCAACTGA
- a CDS encoding ATP-binding cassette domain-containing protein, translated as MADALITVRGLKVALPDMTRKPLFGRAPMVEILKGLDFDIAKNSIIGIVGESGSGKSTLGRALVRLIEPTVGSVTFDDRDITHLSDAELKPLRRDLQMIFQDPMSSLNPRRTIGAIIAAPLKQNGLGDNLPERVAEALRRVGLPENFAVRYRHELSGGQRQRVGIARALALSPKFVLADEIVSGLDVSTQAQVLTLLERLAGEMGLTIAFISHDLSVIRRLCRQVIVMRQGEIVEAGATDALFDHPKEAYTRELIAAIPLPEIDPDWLRAKPLAEAT; from the coding sequence GTGGCTGACGCGCTGATCACCGTGCGTGGGCTGAAGGTCGCCCTGCCCGACATGACGAGGAAGCCGCTCTTCGGCCGTGCCCCGATGGTCGAGATTCTGAAGGGCCTCGACTTTGACATCGCGAAGAACTCGATCATCGGCATCGTCGGCGAATCCGGCTCCGGCAAGTCGACGCTCGGCCGCGCCCTGGTGCGGCTGATCGAGCCGACCGTAGGCAGCGTGACCTTCGACGACCGCGACATCACCCATCTCTCCGATGCAGAGCTGAAGCCGCTGCGTCGCGACCTGCAGATGATCTTCCAGGATCCGATGTCGTCGCTCAATCCGCGCCGGACCATCGGGGCTATCATTGCCGCGCCCTTGAAGCAGAATGGCCTCGGCGACAATCTGCCGGAACGCGTCGCCGAGGCGCTGCGACGCGTCGGCCTTCCTGAAAACTTCGCGGTGCGCTACCGGCACGAACTGTCAGGCGGTCAGCGTCAGCGCGTCGGCATTGCCCGCGCTCTCGCGCTGTCGCCCAAATTCGTGCTCGCCGACGAGATCGTCTCCGGTCTCGACGTCTCTACCCAGGCGCAGGTGCTGACCCTGCTCGAACGCCTCGCCGGCGAGATGGGCCTGACGATCGCCTTCATCAGCCATGACCTCTCCGTCATCCGCCGCCTGTGCCGTCAGGTGATCGTCATGCGGCAGGGCGAAATCGTCGAGGCGGGTGCGACGGACGCCCTGTTCGACCATCCGAAGGAGGCCTACACGCGCGAATTGATCGCGGCGATCCCGCTGCCTGAAATCGACCCGGACTGGCTTCGGGCCAAGCCGCTCGCAGAGGCGACCTAG
- a CDS encoding HNH endonuclease translates to MTVAVSPDGLPALVLNADYRPLSYYPLSLWGWQDAIKAVFLDRVNIVAEYDRSVSSVSFSMKLPSVVSLKNYVKPSRHPAFTRFNVFLRDRFQCQYCGTSEDLTFDHVIPRHSGGATTWENVVAACSPCNLRKGGLMPAQAKMWPLQKPYHPTVHDLHNNGKRFPPNYLHESWMDYLYWDVELEP, encoded by the coding sequence GTGACGGTCGCCGTATCTCCGGATGGGCTTCCAGCGCTGGTGCTGAATGCGGATTACCGGCCGCTCAGCTATTACCCCCTGTCGCTCTGGGGCTGGCAGGATGCGATCAAGGCCGTCTTTCTCGACCGGGTCAACATCGTCGCCGAATACGACCGCTCGGTCTCCTCCGTGTCGTTCTCGATGAAGCTGCCCAGCGTCGTCAGCCTCAAGAACTACGTCAAGCCGTCTCGCCATCCGGCGTTCACCCGGTTCAACGTGTTCCTGCGCGACCGTTTCCAGTGCCAGTATTGCGGCACCTCCGAGGATCTGACTTTCGACCATGTCATTCCACGCCACAGCGGCGGGGCAACCACTTGGGAGAATGTTGTCGCGGCCTGTTCGCCCTGCAATCTGCGCAAGGGCGGGCTGATGCCGGCGCAAGCCAAGATGTGGCCGCTGCAGAAGCCATATCACCCGACCGTCCACGACCTGCACAACAACGGCAAGCGCTTCCCGCCCAACTACCTGCACGAAAGCTGGATGGATTATCTCTACTGGGATGTCGAACTGGAGCCCTGA
- a CDS encoding LLM class flavin-dependent oxidoreductase, whose amino-acid sequence MTLTAANENRIKLGVFSTNADGGLAITKVPERWTATWAGNVEAARVADEAGLDFFLPIARWAGFGGETRSREWSFETFTWAAGLAALTRRITIFSTVHVPLVHPVYAAKALATVDHIGNGRAGLNIVCGWNPAEFAMFGATPDEKGYDRAAEWIEIVSRAYASDEPFNFDGAYYRLKGVVSKPSSVQKPRPVTMNAAFGAPGRDFAAAHCDFLFSTFSDIEDGRRHLDDIRTRAAAAGRNVGAYTVAHVVCRPTQAEAEDYYDRYALREADEAAVDNHMAGKKQFSASHDLHAYNQYRQRFAGGAGTYPLIGTPERIAEMIGRISAEGWEGMALSFVNYTDELPYFCTGVLPLLREAGLRA is encoded by the coding sequence ATGACCCTGACCGCCGCCAACGAAAACCGCATCAAGCTCGGCGTGTTCTCGACAAATGCCGATGGCGGGCTGGCGATCACCAAGGTTCCGGAACGCTGGACGGCGACATGGGCGGGCAATGTCGAGGCGGCCCGCGTCGCCGACGAGGCAGGTCTCGACTTTTTCCTGCCGATTGCCCGTTGGGCGGGCTTCGGCGGCGAGACGCGCTCGCGCGAATGGTCGTTCGAGACATTTACCTGGGCCGCCGGCCTAGCGGCGTTGACAAGACGGATCACCATCTTCTCGACGGTTCATGTTCCGCTCGTCCATCCCGTCTATGCGGCCAAGGCACTGGCGACCGTCGACCATATCGGCAATGGCCGTGCCGGGCTGAATATCGTCTGCGGCTGGAATCCCGCCGAATTCGCGATGTTCGGGGCGACGCCCGACGAGAAGGGCTACGACCGGGCGGCTGAGTGGATCGAAATCGTCAGCCGCGCCTACGCCTCAGACGAGCCGTTCAATTTCGACGGCGCCTATTACCGGCTGAAGGGCGTGGTGAGCAAACCGTCGAGCGTACAAAAGCCGCGTCCGGTTACCATGAATGCGGCTTTTGGCGCACCGGGCCGCGACTTTGCCGCGGCGCATTGCGATTTCCTGTTCTCGACCTTTTCCGACATCGAGGACGGCCGCAGACATCTTGACGACATCCGCACGCGGGCAGCGGCAGCCGGCCGCAATGTGGGCGCTTATACGGTGGCGCATGTCGTCTGCCGCCCGACCCAAGCGGAAGCCGAGGATTACTACGATCGCTATGCGCTGCGCGAAGCCGACGAGGCCGCTGTCGACAACCACATGGCCGGCAAGAAGCAGTTTTCAGCCTCTCACGACCTACACGCCTATAACCAGTACCGGCAGCGCTTTGCCGGCGGCGCTGGAACCTATCCGCTGATCGGAACGCCCGAGCGCATCGCCGAGATGATCGGCCGCATCTCGGCCGAAGGCTGGGAGGGCATGGCGCTCAGTTTCGTCAACTACACCGACGAGCTTCCCTATTTCTGCACCGGCGTTCTTCCGCTCCTGCGCGAGGCCGGCCTGCGGGCGTAA